A region from the Pseudomonadota bacterium genome encodes:
- a CDS encoding SPASM domain-containing protein, translated as MSIKSVRTPSYNYDFDDITGKFSRWGLDKNDDPQFSPIGPELIDCEVSTICHGINGKPCSHCYKSNTGIGENMSLETFRNIFHKLPNSVLQIAFGLGDLNANPDLLEIFWYCRDHNVVPNVTINGWGLTDAWVFKLAEVCGAIAVSRYDDKNVCYSAVEKLVAAGLKQVNIHQLVAEETYANCLETVHDIETDPRLKDLNAIVFLSLKKKGRGEGYTRMSQERFNTLVSYCLDNWIRFGFDSCSSGRFLRYLDRHPKYDIIKKQMKQSIEPCESTLFSAYINVRGDVLPCSFCEGRLNEENLLKCDGLLQDVWYGEEFKWFRKVLIANERVCPIYEV; from the coding sequence ATGTCCATTAAATCCGTCCGTACACCATCATACAACTACGATTTTGATGATATTACGGGAAAGTTTAGTAGATGGGGCCTAGACAAGAACGATGATCCTCAGTTTTCACCGATAGGGCCAGAACTCATAGATTGTGAGGTCTCCACCATCTGTCATGGGATAAATGGAAAACCATGTTCTCACTGCTATAAATCAAATACAGGTATTGGAGAGAATATGAGTCTTGAGACTTTCAGGAACATATTCCACAAATTGCCAAATTCAGTTTTGCAAATTGCCTTTGGACTTGGAGATCTGAACGCGAATCCCGACTTATTGGAAATATTTTGGTATTGCAGAGATCATAATGTAGTACCAAACGTTACCATAAATGGCTGGGGATTAACCGATGCCTGGGTTTTTAAATTAGCGGAGGTTTGTGGAGCCATAGCCGTTTCAAGATATGACGACAAAAATGTTTGCTACTCTGCTGTCGAGAAATTGGTTGCCGCAGGATTAAAACAAGTTAATATCCACCAATTGGTAGCGGAGGAGACCTACGCGAATTGTCTAGAAACCGTCCACGATATTGAAACAGATCCTAGACTCAAAGATTTAAATGCCATCGTATTTCTTTCCCTTAAAAAGAAAGGCCGGGGAGAAGGTTACACCCGGATGAGCCAAGAGAGGTTTAATACGCTAGTAAGTTATTGCCTCGATAACTGGATCAGGTTCGGGTTCGACAGTTGCTCATCTGGTCGGTTTCTCCGGTATTTGGACAGACATCCGAAATACGACATCATAAAGAAACAGATGAAACAGAGTATTGAGCCGTGTGAGTCTACGCTGTTTAGTGCGTATATAAACGTAAGAGGAGACGTATTGCCCTGTAGTTTCTGCGAAGGGAGATTAAACGAAGAAAATCTTCTTAAATGTGATGGACTGTTACAGGACGTATGGTACGGCGAAGAGTTTAAATGGTTTAGAAAAGTACTGATTGCGAACGAAAGAGTTTGTCCGATATATGAGGTGTAA